A genomic window from Cupriavidus basilensis includes:
- the rplI gene encoding 50S ribosomal protein L9 gives MQIILLEKVINLGNLGDIVRVKDGYARNFLIPNKKARRATQTAISEFEVKRAELEKAAAEKLAASQAEGEKLNGLTVQITQKSGVDGRLFGSVTNADIAEALAGQGFKVEKAQVRLPNGPLKVVGDHPVSVSLHTDVLVDVTVSVLGEHV, from the coding sequence ATGCAAATTATTCTGCTTGAAAAAGTCATCAACCTGGGCAACCTGGGTGACATCGTTCGCGTGAAGGACGGCTACGCCCGTAACTTCCTGATCCCGAACAAGAAGGCCCGCCGCGCTACCCAGACCGCTATCAGCGAGTTCGAAGTCAAGCGCGCCGAACTGGAAAAGGCAGCCGCTGAAAAGCTGGCAGCTTCGCAAGCCGAAGGCGAAAAGCTGAACGGCCTGACCGTGCAAATCACCCAGAAGTCGGGTGTGGACGGCCGCCTGTTCGGTTCGGTGACCAACGCCGACATCGCTGAAGCCCTGGCTGGCCAAGGCTTCAAGGTCGAGAAGGCGCAAGTGCGCCTGCCGAATGGTCCGCTGAAGGTTGTTGGCGACCACCCGGTCAGCGTCTCGCTGCACACCGACGTGCTGGTCGACGTGACGGTTTCCGTCCTGGGCGAACACGTCTAA
- a CDS encoding DUF47 domain-containing protein, with protein sequence MFGRFMPTEGKFFEYFNQHADCAVTAARELEVLVNDLPNAEAHARRVQATEKKADRITHDTIDLLHKTFITPLDRDEIHKLITTMDDILDLMEDVAETISLYDVTSLTDEARKLASICVQCCDQVKIAVGLLEDMSNAGAILKTAQQIDQLESEADRVMRAAMSKLFRDETDVKRLIKLKAIYEQLETITDKCEDVANILEGIVLENA encoded by the coding sequence ATGTTCGGCCGATTCATGCCCACTGAGGGCAAGTTCTTCGAATACTTCAACCAGCATGCTGATTGCGCGGTGACAGCCGCCCGCGAGCTGGAAGTGCTGGTCAACGACCTGCCCAATGCCGAGGCCCACGCCCGCCGCGTGCAGGCCACGGAAAAGAAAGCCGATCGCATCACGCATGACACGATCGACCTGCTGCACAAGACCTTCATCACGCCGCTGGACCGCGATGAGATCCACAAGCTCATCACCACGATGGACGACATCCTCGACCTGATGGAAGACGTGGCGGAGACCATTTCGCTGTACGACGTGACCAGCCTGACCGATGAGGCACGCAAGCTGGCCTCCATCTGCGTGCAGTGTTGCGACCAGGTCAAGATCGCGGTAGGCCTGCTCGAGGACATGAGCAATGCCGGCGCCATCCTGAAGACGGCGCAGCAGATCGACCAGCTCGAGTCCGAGGCTGATCGCGTGATGCGCGCCGCCATGTCCAAGCTGTTCCGCGACGAAACGGACGTCAAGCGCCTGATCAAGCTGAAGGCGATCTACGAGCAGCTCGAAACCATTACCGACAAGTGCGAGGACGTCGCCAACATTCTCGAAGGCATCGTCCTGGAAAACGCCTGA
- the thrC gene encoding threonine synthase, translating to MKYQSTRGHEMPQTFSEILLGGLAPDGGLYLPREYPQVTADELEAWRKLSYADLAFEVLSRFCDDIPAEDLRALTRKTYTAEVYCNARPGDNTADITPLRTLGEEGGTQLQLLGLSNGPTLAFKDMAMQLLGNLFEYALARAGQELNILGATSGDTGSAAEYAMRGKRGIRVFMLSPHRKMSAFQTAQMFSLQDPNIFNLAVEGVFDDCQDIVKAVSNDLGYKARQKIGTVNSINWARVVAQVVYYFKGWLLATDGPGQKVSFCVPSGNFGNVCAGHIARMMGLPIDKLVVATNENDVLDEFFRTGTYRVRKSAETYHTSSPSMDISKASNFERFVFDLLGRDGDKLAKMFREDVDTKGGFDLSGTPEFERIRAFGFVSGRSTHEDRLATIRDLSERYGITIDTHTADGIKVAREHLTPGVPMLVLETALPAKFADTIRAALGHEPERPAAFEGIENLPQRFEVMPADADRIKAYIAGHTGL from the coding sequence ATGAAATACCAGTCGACGCGCGGCCATGAGATGCCGCAAACCTTCTCCGAGATCCTGCTGGGCGGCCTGGCGCCGGACGGCGGCCTGTACCTGCCCCGGGAGTACCCGCAGGTCACGGCCGACGAGCTGGAGGCCTGGCGCAAGCTGTCGTACGCCGATCTCGCCTTTGAAGTCCTGTCCCGCTTCTGCGACGACATCCCGGCCGAGGACCTGCGCGCCCTGACGCGCAAGACCTACACCGCCGAGGTGTACTGCAACGCCCGCCCCGGCGACAACACCGCCGACATCACCCCGTTGCGCACGCTGGGCGAAGAGGGCGGCACGCAGCTGCAGCTGCTGGGCCTGTCCAATGGCCCCACGCTGGCCTTCAAGGACATGGCCATGCAGCTGCTCGGCAACCTGTTCGAGTACGCGCTGGCGCGGGCCGGACAGGAGCTGAACATCCTGGGCGCTACCTCCGGGGATACCGGCAGCGCGGCGGAATACGCCATGCGCGGCAAGCGCGGCATCCGCGTGTTCATGCTCAGCCCGCACCGCAAGATGAGCGCGTTCCAGACCGCGCAGATGTTCAGCCTGCAGGACCCGAACATCTTCAACCTGGCGGTGGAAGGGGTGTTCGACGACTGCCAGGACATTGTCAAGGCGGTCTCGAACGACCTCGGCTACAAGGCTCGCCAGAAGATCGGCACGGTCAACTCGATCAACTGGGCGCGCGTGGTGGCCCAGGTGGTGTACTACTTCAAGGGCTGGCTGCTGGCTACCGACGGTCCGGGCCAGAAGGTCTCGTTCTGCGTGCCGTCGGGCAATTTCGGCAACGTCTGCGCGGGCCATATCGCGCGCATGATGGGCCTGCCGATCGACAAGCTGGTGGTTGCCACCAACGAGAACGACGTGCTCGATGAGTTCTTCCGCACCGGTACCTACCGCGTGCGTAAGTCGGCCGAGACGTATCACACCTCCAGCCCGAGCATGGACATCTCGAAGGCGTCGAACTTCGAGCGCTTTGTCTTCGACCTGCTGGGCCGCGATGGCGACAAGCTGGCCAAGATGTTCCGCGAAGACGTCGACACCAAGGGCGGCTTCGATCTGTCCGGCACACCGGAATTCGAGCGCATCCGCGCCTTCGGCTTCGTCTCGGGCCGCAGCACGCACGAAGATCGCCTCGCCACCATCCGCGACCTGTCCGAGCGCTACGGCATCACCATCGACACCCACACCGCCGATGGCATCAAGGTCGCGCGCGAGCATCTCACGCCCGGCGTGCCGATGCTGGTGCTGGAAACCGCGCTGCCGGCCAAGTTCGCCGACACCATCCGCGCGGCGCTTGGCCATGAGCCGGAGCGTCCGGCAGCCTTCGAAGGCATCGAAAACCTGCCGCA
- a CDS encoding peroxiredoxin codes for MTTASLSQPVPDFGAPATGGTFSLAAQRGKTVVLYFYPKDNTPGCTTEAMNFRDQHDAFVKAGTVVFGISRDSLKSHENFKAKLELPFELISDGDEAVCHLFDVIKMKKMYGKEVRGIERSTFIIDGKGILRHALRGIKVPNHVDEVLEIVRGL; via the coding sequence ATGACAACAGCCAGTCTCAGCCAGCCCGTACCCGATTTCGGCGCGCCCGCCACCGGCGGCACGTTCAGCCTTGCCGCCCAGCGTGGCAAGACCGTCGTCCTGTATTTCTATCCCAAGGACAACACCCCGGGCTGCACCACCGAAGCCATGAACTTCCGCGACCAGCATGACGCCTTCGTCAAGGCAGGCACGGTGGTCTTCGGCATCTCGCGCGACAGCCTGAAGTCACACGAGAACTTCAAGGCCAAGCTGGAACTGCCCTTCGAGTTGATCTCCGATGGCGATGAAGCTGTGTGCCATCTGTTCGATGTCATCAAGATGAAGAAAATGTATGGCAAGGAAGTGCGCGGCATCGAGCGCAGCACCTTCATCATCGACGGCAAGGGCATCCTGCGCCATGCGCTGCGCGGCATCAAGGTGCCCAACCACGTCGACGAGGTACTGGAAATCGTGCGCGGGCTCTGA
- a CDS encoding replicative DNA helicase, with translation MNAPVADPQLDNLKVPPHSIEAEQSVLGGLLLDNAAWDRIADFLNEADFYRFDHRMIFQSISRLIAATKPADVITVYESLQGAGKAEEVGGLAYLNSLAQNTPSAANIRRYAEIVRERSVLRKLVTVADDIATAAFAPKGREVRELLDEAESKVFAIAEEGSRGQKGFQEIQPLLTQVVERIDELYHRDSSTDVTGVPTGFIDLDRMTSGMQAGDLIIVAGRPSMGKTAFSLNIGEHVAVEQGLPVAVFSMEMAGTQLAMRMLGSVGRLDQHRLRTGRLLDEDWPRLTHAIQRMNDAQLFIDETPALSSMELRARSRRLARQCGQLGLIVIDYLQLMSGSGGGENRATEISEISRSLKGLAKELNCPVIALSQLNRSLEQRPNKRPVMSDLRESGAIEQDADVILFIYRDEVYNPDSQDKGTSEIIIGKQRNGPIGTVRLTFLGQFTKFDNFSGGPAFFDNDN, from the coding sequence ATGAACGCGCCTGTCGCAGACCCCCAACTAGACAATCTCAAGGTACCGCCGCATTCCATCGAGGCCGAGCAATCGGTGCTGGGTGGCCTGCTGCTGGACAATGCCGCCTGGGACCGTATCGCCGACTTCCTGAACGAAGCCGATTTCTATCGCTTCGATCACCGGATGATCTTCCAGAGCATCTCCCGGTTGATCGCCGCGACCAAGCCCGCCGACGTCATCACCGTCTACGAGTCGCTGCAAGGCGCTGGCAAGGCGGAAGAGGTGGGCGGCCTGGCCTATTTGAATTCCCTGGCGCAGAACACGCCCAGCGCGGCCAATATCCGCCGCTATGCGGAGATCGTGCGCGAGCGCTCGGTGCTGCGCAAGCTGGTGACCGTGGCCGACGATATCGCTACCGCGGCCTTCGCCCCCAAAGGGCGCGAGGTGCGGGAGTTGCTCGACGAGGCGGAATCCAAGGTGTTCGCCATCGCCGAGGAGGGCTCGCGCGGGCAGAAGGGGTTCCAGGAAATCCAGCCGCTGCTGACCCAGGTGGTCGAGCGCATCGACGAGCTGTACCACCGGGACTCGAGCACCGACGTCACTGGCGTGCCTACCGGTTTTATCGACCTGGACCGCATGACCAGTGGCATGCAAGCGGGCGACCTGATCATCGTGGCGGGGCGCCCCTCCATGGGTAAGACCGCTTTCTCGCTGAATATCGGCGAGCACGTGGCGGTGGAGCAGGGCCTGCCGGTGGCCGTGTTCTCGATGGAAATGGCGGGTACGCAGCTGGCCATGCGTATGCTGGGCTCGGTCGGCCGGCTTGATCAGCACCGCTTGCGTACCGGCCGCCTGCTTGACGAAGACTGGCCGCGGCTCACGCATGCCATCCAGCGCATGAACGATGCGCAATTGTTCATCGACGAAACACCGGCACTGAGCTCGATGGAGCTGCGCGCCCGTTCGCGGCGGCTGGCACGACAATGCGGCCAGCTCGGACTGATCGTCATCGATTACCTGCAGCTGATGTCGGGCTCGGGCGGCGGGGAAAACCGCGCCACCGAAATCTCGGAAATCTCGCGCTCGCTCAAGGGCCTGGCCAAGGAACTCAACTGCCCGGTGATCGCACTGTCGCAGCTGAATCGAAGCCTGGAACAGCGCCCGAACAAGCGCCCGGTGATGTCCGACCTGCGTGAATCCGGCGCTATCGAGCAGGATGCCGACGTGATCCTGTTTATTTACCGCGACGAGGTCTACAACCCCGATTCGCAGGACAAGGGTACGTCCGAGATTATCATCGGCAAGCAGCGTAATGGCCCAATTGGCACCGTGCGGCTGACGTTCCTGGGGCAGTTCACCAAGTTCGACAACTTCAGCGGCGGCCCCGCCTTCTTCGACAACGACAACTGA
- a CDS encoding Mth938-like domain-containing protein, whose product MKLHADQPNALNTVTSYGPGYIEINMVRHTQSVLVMPEGEIQPWPVQRFEDLEPAHFEGLLAHSPEVVLLGTGSRLRFPHPRLTASLARLHVGVDAMDLQAACRTYNILMAEGRKVAAILLLEEPA is encoded by the coding sequence TTGAAACTCCACGCTGACCAGCCCAATGCCCTCAATACGGTAACGTCGTACGGCCCGGGCTATATCGAAATCAATATGGTGCGCCACACCCAATCCGTGCTGGTCATGCCCGAAGGCGAGATCCAGCCCTGGCCGGTGCAACGCTTCGAAGACCTGGAACCCGCGCATTTCGAGGGCCTGCTGGCGCACTCGCCCGAGGTGGTGCTGCTGGGCACCGGCAGCCGCCTGCGCTTCCCGCATCCCCGGCTGACCGCCTCACTGGCGCGCCTGCATGTCGGGGTGGACGCCATGGATCTGCAAGCCGCCTGCCGCACATACAACATCCTGATGGCTGAAGGCCGCAAAGTGGCGGCCATCCTGCTGCTGGAGGAGCCTGCCTGA
- a CDS encoding pyridoxal phosphate-dependent aminotransferase, which produces MKPIQKSNKLNNVCYDIRGPVLEKAKQMEEEGHKIIKLNIGNLAVFGFDAPEEIQQDMMRNLPNSAGYSDSKGIFAARKAIMHYTQQKNIEGVGLDDIYVGNGASELIVMSMNALLNSGDEVLVPAPDYPLWTAAVSLSGGTPVHYVCDEANEWMPDLDDIRAKITPNTKAIVVINPNNPTGALYSDALLKSIVAIAREHGLIIFADEIYDKVLYDGHSHTSIAALSTDVLTVTFNGLSKNYRSCGYRAGWMVVSGDKRPALDYIEGLNMLSSMRLCANVPAQWAIQTALGGYQSINDLVGEGGRLRRQRDLAHELITQIPGVTCVKPKAALYLFPKLDLSMYPIQDDQEFIYELLQESKVLLVQGTGFNWGKPDHFRIVFLPHEEDLREAISRVGRFLETYRKRHGRAA; this is translated from the coding sequence GTGAAACCGATCCAGAAATCCAACAAGCTCAACAATGTTTGCTATGACATCCGCGGCCCGGTGCTGGAGAAGGCCAAGCAGATGGAGGAGGAAGGCCACAAGATCATCAAGCTGAACATCGGCAACCTGGCCGTCTTCGGCTTCGATGCGCCGGAAGAGATCCAGCAGGACATGATGCGCAACCTGCCCAATTCGGCTGGCTATTCGGACTCCAAGGGCATCTTCGCCGCGCGCAAGGCGATCATGCACTACACGCAGCAGAAGAATATCGAGGGTGTGGGGCTGGACGACATCTACGTTGGCAACGGTGCCTCCGAGCTGATCGTGATGTCCATGAACGCGCTGCTCAACAGCGGCGACGAAGTGCTGGTCCCGGCGCCGGACTATCCGTTGTGGACCGCGGCGGTGAGCCTGTCGGGCGGCACCCCGGTGCACTATGTGTGCGACGAGGCCAATGAGTGGATGCCCGACCTGGACGATATCCGCGCCAAGATCACGCCGAATACCAAGGCCATCGTCGTCATCAACCCGAACAACCCCACAGGCGCGCTGTATTCGGACGCGTTGCTCAAGTCCATCGTGGCGATCGCGCGCGAACACGGCCTGATCATCTTTGCCGACGAGATCTACGACAAGGTGCTGTACGACGGCCATAGCCACACGTCCATCGCCGCGTTGTCGACCGATGTGCTGACCGTGACCTTCAACGGCCTGTCCAAGAACTACCGCTCGTGCGGCTACCGCGCCGGCTGGATGGTGGTGTCGGGCGACAAGCGGCCCGCGCTGGACTATATCGAGGGGCTGAACATGCTGTCCTCGATGCGCCTTTGCGCCAACGTGCCGGCCCAGTGGGCCATCCAGACCGCGCTGGGCGGCTACCAGAGCATCAACGACCTGGTGGGCGAAGGCGGGCGCCTGCGCCGCCAGCGCGATCTAGCCCATGAGCTGATCACGCAGATCCCGGGTGTGACCTGCGTCAAGCCCAAGGCGGCGCTGTACCTGTTCCCCAAGCTCGACCTGTCGATGTACCCGATCCAGGACGACCAGGAGTTCATTTATGAGCTGCTGCAGGAGTCCAAGGTGCTGCTGGTGCAGGGCACTGGCTTCAACTGGGGCAAGCCCGACCATTTCCGTATCGTGTTCCTGCCCCACGAGGAAGACCTGCGCGAGGCCATCAGCCGCGTCGGGCGCTTCCTCGAGACCTACCGCAAACGCCACGGCCGCGCGGCCTGA
- a CDS encoding C40 family peptidase produces MPLRQIAPAGRRVPSQADVFHTARLPLLCAAALLLAACASTPPGRYSAQPRPAGTPMVDPSAGLEEVSIQAMSLVGTPYRYGGNTPDSGFDCSGLVRYVVLRAANVNLPRTTDAMGERGVSLERGQVASGDLVFFNTTGRANSHVGIYVGQNRFVHAPSTGGTVRLEDMTKSYWASRYNGARRVASGINQAPASAAPPAAPASPPPSVAPPAPVDDDPIAAFANR; encoded by the coding sequence ATGCCTCTGCGCCAGATAGCCCCTGCCGGAAGACGTGTGCCCAGCCAGGCCGACGTGTTCCACACTGCCCGCCTGCCCCTGCTTTGCGCGGCGGCATTGCTGCTCGCCGCCTGCGCTTCGACGCCGCCTGGGCGCTATAGCGCCCAGCCGCGTCCGGCAGGCACCCCCATGGTGGATCCCAGCGCCGGGCTGGAAGAAGTCTCCATCCAGGCGATGTCGCTGGTTGGCACGCCCTATCGCTATGGCGGAAATACGCCTGACTCGGGCTTCGACTGCAGCGGCCTGGTCCGCTATGTGGTGCTGCGCGCCGCCAACGTCAACCTGCCACGCACCACCGACGCCATGGGCGAGCGCGGCGTCTCGCTGGAGCGCGGCCAAGTGGCCTCGGGCGACCTGGTTTTCTTCAATACCACCGGCCGGGCCAATTCGCATGTCGGCATCTATGTCGGGCAGAACCGCTTTGTCCACGCGCCATCCACCGGCGGCACGGTTCGGCTCGAAGACATGACCAAGTCGTACTGGGCCTCCCGGTACAACGGCGCGCGGCGGGTTGCATCGGGCATCAACCAGGCACCGGCATCGGCCGCGCCCCCGGCCGCACCAGCATCGCCGCCGCCTTCCGTTGCGCCCCCGGCCCCCGTGGATGACGATCCGATTGCCGCGTTCGCCAATCGTTAG
- a CDS encoding homoserine dehydrogenase gives MNPIKVGLLGIGTVGSGTFNVLQRNQEEIRRRAGRGIEIAMVADLNTERARELTGGQVEVVADANEVVTRPEIDIVIELIGGYGIARELVLKAIENGKHVVTANKALLAVHGNEIFEAARKKGVIVAFEAAVAGGIPIIKALREGLTANRIEWIAGIINGTTNFILSEMRDKGLDFGTVLKQAQALGYAEADPTFDIEGIDAAHKITLMSSIAFGMPVQFDKAYVEGITKLSAVDIRYAEELGYRIKLLGLTRRRENGIELRVHPTLVPAKRLIANVEGAMNAVLVQGDAVGATLYYGKGAGAEPTASAVIADLVDVTRLHTADPEHRVPHLAFQPDELSSVPVLPIEEVTSSYYLRMRVADEAGVLADITRILADAGISIDAMLQKESREGEPQTDIIMLSHLTLEKQVNAAIAKIEALPTVLSAVTRLRMEELN, from the coding sequence ATGAATCCCATCAAAGTAGGCCTGCTTGGCATCGGTACCGTCGGTAGCGGCACGTTCAATGTGCTGCAACGTAACCAGGAAGAAATCCGCCGCCGCGCCGGGCGCGGCATCGAGATTGCCATGGTGGCCGACCTCAACACCGAACGCGCCCGCGAGCTGACCGGTGGGCAGGTCGAGGTGGTGGCCGATGCCAACGAGGTCGTCACCCGTCCCGAGATCGACATCGTGATCGAGCTGATCGGCGGATACGGCATCGCCCGCGAACTGGTGCTCAAGGCCATCGAGAATGGCAAGCACGTGGTCACCGCCAACAAGGCGCTGCTGGCCGTGCATGGCAACGAGATCTTCGAAGCCGCGCGCAAGAAGGGCGTGATCGTCGCCTTCGAAGCCGCGGTCGCCGGTGGCATCCCCATCATCAAGGCGCTGCGCGAAGGCCTGACCGCCAACCGCATCGAGTGGATCGCCGGCATCATCAACGGCACCACCAACTTCATCTTGTCGGAAATGCGCGACAAGGGCCTGGACTTCGGCACCGTGCTCAAGCAAGCGCAAGCGCTGGGCTATGCCGAGGCCGATCCCACCTTCGACATCGAAGGCATCGACGCGGCGCACAAGATCACGTTGATGAGCTCGATCGCCTTTGGCATGCCGGTGCAGTTCGACAAGGCCTACGTGGAAGGCATCACCAAGCTATCGGCCGTGGATATCCGCTACGCCGAAGAGCTGGGCTACCGCATCAAGCTGCTGGGTCTCACGCGTCGCCGCGAGAACGGCATCGAGCTGCGCGTGCACCCGACGCTGGTGCCGGCCAAGCGCCTGATCGCCAACGTGGAAGGCGCCATGAACGCCGTGCTGGTGCAAGGTGACGCCGTGGGCGCCACGCTGTACTACGGCAAGGGTGCCGGCGCCGAGCCGACCGCTTCGGCCGTGATCGCCGACCTGGTCGACGTGACCCGCCTCCACACTGCCGACCCCGAGCACCGCGTGCCGCACCTGGCCTTCCAGCCAGACGAACTGTCCAGCGTGCCGGTGCTGCCGATCGAAGAAGTCACCAGCTCGTACTACCTGCGCATGCGTGTGGCGGACGAGGCCGGCGTGCTGGCCGACATCACCCGTATCCTGGCTGACGCCGGCATCTCCATCGATGCCATGCTGCAGAAGGAGTCGCGTGAAGGCGAGCCGCAGACCGACATCATCATGCTCTCGCACCTCACCCTCGAGAAGCAGGTCAACGCCGCCATCGCCAAGATCGAGGCGCTGCCGACCGTGCTGTCGGCCGTCACGCGCCTGCGCATGGAAGAACTGAACTGA
- a CDS encoding inorganic phosphate transporter, with amino-acid sequence MQTIQMSLWVIGLLVALALLFDFMNGFHDAANSIATVVSTGVLKPHHAVAMAAMCNVVAIFIFHLKVAATVGTGTIDVNIVDHYVIFGALMGAIAWNLITWYYGIPSSSSHALIGGLVGAAVAKSGTSALVGGGLLKTVAFIVISPLLGFLLGSLMMVIVAWTFFRTPPSRVDRWFRRLQLVSASLYSLGHGGNDAQKTIGIIWMLLIASGHVAQGGAEPPIWVIVSCYVAIGMGTMFGGWRIVRTMGQKITKLKPVGGFCAETGGAITLFIASALGVPVSTTHTITGAIVGVGSVQKMSAVRWGVAGNIVWAWVLTIPASAFMAAIAWWIGRHIL; translated from the coding sequence ATGCAAACAATACAAATGAGCCTGTGGGTCATTGGCCTGCTGGTGGCTCTCGCCCTGCTGTTCGATTTCATGAACGGCTTTCACGATGCCGCCAACTCGATTGCCACGGTGGTGTCGACGGGCGTGCTCAAGCCGCACCACGCGGTGGCCATGGCGGCCATGTGCAATGTGGTGGCGATTTTCATCTTCCACCTGAAGGTGGCGGCAACCGTCGGGACTGGCACGATCGATGTCAATATCGTCGATCACTACGTGATCTTCGGTGCCCTGATGGGTGCCATTGCCTGGAACCTGATCACCTGGTACTACGGCATACCCTCGTCGTCCTCGCACGCGCTGATCGGTGGCTTGGTTGGGGCCGCGGTGGCCAAGAGCGGCACCAGCGCACTGGTGGGCGGCGGTCTTCTCAAGACCGTGGCTTTTATCGTCATTTCGCCGCTGCTGGGCTTCCTGCTCGGTTCGCTGATGATGGTGATCGTGGCCTGGACATTCTTCCGTACGCCGCCGTCGCGGGTCGATCGCTGGTTCCGCAGGCTGCAGCTGGTCTCGGCATCGCTGTACAGCCTGGGCCATGGCGGCAATGACGCGCAGAAGACCATCGGCATCATCTGGATGCTGCTGATCGCTAGCGGCCACGTGGCGCAGGGCGGTGCGGAGCCGCCGATCTGGGTCATCGTTTCCTGCTACGTGGCGATCGGCATGGGCACCATGTTTGGTGGCTGGCGCATCGTGCGCACCATGGGCCAGAAGATCACCAAGCTCAAGCCGGTAGGCGGCTTCTGCGCGGAGACGGGCGGCGCCATCACGCTGTTCATCGCCTCGGCGCTGGGCGTGCCGGTGTCGACCACCCATACCATCACCGGCGCCATCGTCGGCGTGGGCTCGGTGCAGAAGATGTCGGCGGTGCGCTGGGGCGTGGCTGGCAACATCGTCTGGGCCTGGGTGCTGACAATTCCCGCATCTGCCTTCATGGCCGCCATCGCATGGTGGATTGGCCGGCATATCCTCTAA
- a CDS encoding PhoH family protein, with amino-acid sequence MPLPTMPAKPAQLLDPSEFAPVTKLTKAKSASQGKKPVPALERVALLETGTSKAENAPAVVASASGSTRARTKDAPPSALKSVPSLAAVPKAPAKAPGTTNRRMQKHTGPSKLFVLDTNVLMHDPSSLFRFEEHDVYLPMMTLEELDNHKKGMSEVARNARTVSRTLDALVGGTDGVLDDGLPLAKLGNRDAQGKLFLQTKLNEIKLPDGLPQGKADNQILGVVSALQQQFPERQVVLVSKDINMRIKARALGLPAEDYFNDQVLEDKDLLYSGVMLLPNDFWAKHGKGVESWQDPKSGAMFYRLTGPLVPSFLVNQFVFLEPSDGSLPLYAQVKEINGKTALLQTLKDYTHHKNNVWSVTARNREQNFALNLLMHPEIDFVTLLGQAGTGKTLLALAAGLEQVLDQKLYNEIIVTRATVPVGEDIGFLPGTEEEKMQPWMGAFDDNLEVLQKSDDSAGEWGRAATQELIRSRIKVKSMNFMRGRTFVNKFVIIDEAQNLTPKQMKTLVTRAGPGTKIICLGNIAQIDTPYLTEGSSGLTYVVDRFKGWSHSGHVTLARGERSRLADHAADVL; translated from the coding sequence ATGCCGCTGCCGACCATGCCCGCCAAGCCTGCCCAATTGCTTGACCCGAGCGAATTCGCCCCGGTGACCAAGCTGACTAAGGCCAAATCAGCGTCGCAGGGAAAGAAACCTGTGCCGGCGCTGGAGCGTGTGGCCTTGCTGGAAACCGGAACTAGCAAAGCGGAAAATGCGCCGGCCGTGGTGGCCAGCGCCAGCGGTTCGACGCGAGCGCGCACCAAGGATGCGCCGCCGTCCGCGCTGAAGTCCGTGCCATCGCTGGCCGCCGTGCCCAAGGCTCCCGCCAAGGCCCCCGGCACGACCAACCGTCGCATGCAGAAACACACCGGCCCCAGCAAGCTGTTCGTGTTGGACACCAATGTGCTGATGCACGACCCGTCCTCGCTGTTCCGTTTCGAAGAGCACGACGTCTATCTGCCGATGATGACGCTCGAGGAACTGGACAACCACAAGAAGGGCATGAGCGAAGTCGCGCGCAACGCCCGCACCGTCAGCCGCACGCTCGACGCGCTGGTGGGCGGCACCGACGGCGTGCTCGACGACGGCTTGCCGCTCGCCAAGCTGGGCAACCGCGACGCGCAGGGCAAGCTGTTCCTGCAAACCAAGCTCAATGAGATCAAGCTGCCCGACGGCCTGCCGCAGGGCAAGGCGGACAACCAGATCCTGGGCGTGGTCAGCGCCCTGCAACAGCAGTTCCCGGAGCGCCAGGTCGTGCTGGTGTCGAAAGACATCAACATGCGCATCAAGGCGCGCGCGCTCGGCCTGCCCGCCGAGGATTACTTCAATGACCAGGTCCTCGAGGACAAGGACCTGCTGTACTCGGGCGTGATGCTGCTGCCCAACGACTTCTGGGCGAAGCATGGCAAGGGGGTGGAAAGCTGGCAGGATCCGAAGTCCGGCGCGATGTTCTATCGCCTGACGGGGCCGCTGGTGCCCTCTTTCCTGGTCAACCAGTTTGTCTTCCTGGAACCCAGCGACGGTAGCCTGCCGCTGTACGCCCAGGTCAAGGAAATCAACGGCAAGACTGCGCTGCTGCAAACGCTCAAGGACTACACGCACCACAAGAACAATGTGTGGAGCGTGACCGCCCGCAACCGCGAGCAGAACTTCGCGCTCAACCTTCTGATGCATCCGGAGATCGACTTCGTCACCCTGCTGGGCCAGGCCGGTACCGGCAAGACCCTGCTGGCGCTGGCGGCGGGCCTGGAGCAGGTGCTCGACCAGAAGCTCTACAACGAGATCATCGTCACCCGCGCCACCGTGCCGGTCGGCGAGGACATCGGCTTCCTGCCGGGCACCGAGGAAGAAAAGATGCAGCCCTGGATGGGCGCCTTCGACGACAACCTTGAAGTGCTGCAAAAGAGCGACGACAGCGCCGGCGAGTGGGGCCGCGCGGCGACTCAGGAACTGATCCGCTCGCGCATCAAGGTCAAGAGCATGAACTTCATGCGCGGACGCACCTTCGTCAACAAGTTCGTCATCATCGACGAGGCCCAGAACCTGACGCCCAAGCAGATGAAGACGCTGGTAACGCGTGCCGGCCCCGGCACCAAGATCATCTGCCTGGGCAACATCGCGCAGATCGACACGCCTTACCTGACCGAAGGATCGTCCGGTCTTACCTACGTGGTCGACCGGTTCAAGGGCTGGAGCCACAGTGGCCATGTGACGCTGGCGCGCGGCGAACGCTCGCGCCTGGCCGACCATGCCGCGGATGTCCTCTAA